Proteins encoded in a region of the Triticum dicoccoides isolate Atlit2015 ecotype Zavitan chromosome 3A, WEW_v2.0, whole genome shotgun sequence genome:
- the LOC119271357 gene encoding uncharacterized protein LOC119271357, translated as MVKLATARDCRAYSLGATGGETSRNRRWEYINAGVYVFAAVLLVAGFLAQLWPWAVSTKAGLAVAVVGLLGVLGANAHDLLAHVAGVDYNLGLAGLDTQFVLVELAAPAVQLAGAALTLVALILFEIQMERGHRRGLERHGLNLLIAGPALWCLGSIHNMCQVYERANGHVQILQKSVHIPFLLGSTLFFIGGVVNRNDVHGRSSHSSTLLGRSWAWYCLFGSLLFLAGGLLNLLKVFKMQQMGGRGLEKLRGGAQERLSREREGKVPLILEEGRMGKHGGNVGDTWAPGPAPRHEPRAPPVPPPPEGSYKDAVVSGGN; from the exons ATGGTGAAGCTAGCCACGGCGCGGGACTGCCGCGCGTACAGCCTCGGCGCCACGGGCGGCGAGACGTCGCGCAACCGGCGGTGGGAGTACATCAACGCCGGGGTGTACGTCTtcgccgccgtcctcctcgtcgccggcttCCTGGCGCAGTTGTGGCCGTGGGCGGTGTCCACCAAGGCCGGCCTCGCCGTGGCCGTCGTCGGGCTGCTGGGCGTGCTGGGAGCGAACGCGCACGACCTGCTGGCGCACGTCGCCGGCGTCGACTACAACCTTGGGCTGGCCGGGCTCGACACCCAGTTCGTGCTCGTCGAGCTCGCCGCCCCCGCCGTGCAGCTCGCCGGCGCCGCGCTCACCCTGGTCGCGCTCATCTTGTTCGAAATCCAG ATGGAGAGAGGGCACCGGCGCGGCCTTGAGAGGCACGGCCTGAACCTGCTCATCGCCGGGCCGGCGCTGTGGTGCCTCGGGTCCATAcacaacatgtgccaagtctacgaGCGAGCCAACGGGCACGTCCAGATCCTCCAGAAGAGCGTGCACATCCCGTTCCTGCTCGGCAGCACCCTCTTCTTCATCGGCGGCGTCGTCAACCGGAACGACGTCCACGGCCGCTCCTCCCACAGCTCCACCCTACTG GGGAGGAGCTGGGCGTGGTACTGCCTGTTCGGGAGCTTGCTGTTCCTGGCCGGAGGGCTGCTGAACCTCCTCAAGGTGTTCAAGATGCAGCAGATGGGCGGCCGGGGGCTGGAGAAGCTGCGCGGCGGTGCGCAGGAGCGGCTCAGCAGGGAGAGGGAGGGCAAGGTGCCTCTCATCCTGGAGGAGGGCCGGATGGGGAAGCACGGAGGCAATGTAGGGGATACCTGGGCGCCGGGGCCGGCGCCGCGGCACGAGCCGAGGGCTCCGcccgtcccgccgccgccggagggttCTTACAAGGACGCTGTCGTGAGCGGCGGCAACTAG